From a region of the Acidobacteriota bacterium genome:
- a CDS encoding SpoIIE family protein phosphatase — protein sequence MSRFTAVAALLFFVGLLVTLAAPQNAFGLLRDVGLAGLLISLAYYSVRLMRRLVKRFLWKVRNKIILSYAFVGLIPVLILTFIGIISFRLVFGQVSALYLENEIRLTSVALQEASHRVASGFYARRQAGGPRQLLQATLQEREHLLQEEPAYAHLRAYVFLRSADGALRPAGRLPEEAPPLLLPEWAGEGFDGLVHDRGRLYFRSLEQMHQASDRLLLVLDLPFDEAVVEAIEQRTSLRLTPPQSVTPLKEARGLSVLFQGQGGWGDIFWMHVVTPVDWTTGSTMRFLDPELSLFAISVPLEQLYYNFYFSQETFLGQYLLQIVALLGIVFILAEAVSLFIGVAIARNITRSIQNIYSGTERIRRGEFGYSIPEGKADQLGALSAAFNSMSASIARLLSQLGEKERLEKELEIARQVQEQLFPRTIPKVRRLSLAGQCLPARMVSGDYYDFIPFDDQRLDIVIADISGKGISAALLMASLQSAIRTRVVYQSADGDFPVCGPGTLRRAVAALNTHLYAQTAADKFATLVFSHFDADSLTLTYCNAGHNPPLLFSNKGVRKLSAGGMAAGLFEDREYEEESLQLSQGDLVLFYTDGVVEAQDPQGRQFEMDRLVELVSGNVFLTADDIQKLVLDEVLAFSRGEAQHDDITVVVLKVE from the coding sequence ATGTCCAGATTCACCGCAGTTGCCGCCTTGCTTTTCTTTGTGGGCTTGCTCGTCACCCTGGCCGCCCCGCAAAACGCCTTTGGTCTGTTGCGCGACGTGGGGCTGGCAGGACTGCTGATCTCGCTGGCCTACTATTCCGTTCGCTTGATGCGGCGGCTGGTCAAGCGCTTCCTGTGGAAGGTCCGCAACAAGATCATCCTATCCTATGCCTTCGTGGGGCTCATACCTGTCCTCATCCTGACCTTCATCGGGATCATCTCCTTCCGCCTGGTGTTCGGCCAGGTCAGCGCCCTCTATCTCGAGAATGAGATCCGGCTGACATCCGTAGCCTTGCAGGAAGCTTCTCACCGGGTGGCTTCGGGCTTTTATGCCAGGCGCCAGGCCGGCGGCCCCCGCCAACTGCTGCAGGCGACCTTGCAGGAGCGGGAACACCTGCTGCAAGAAGAGCCCGCTTACGCTCATCTGCGCGCCTATGTCTTCCTCCGCTCGGCGGACGGAGCCCTGCGGCCGGCGGGACGGCTGCCGGAAGAGGCGCCTCCGCTGCTCTTGCCCGAATGGGCCGGGGAGGGTTTCGACGGCTTGGTGCACGACCGGGGGCGCCTCTACTTCCGCAGCCTCGAGCAGATGCACCAGGCTTCAGACAGGCTGCTGCTGGTTCTCGATCTGCCTTTTGACGAGGCCGTGGTCGAAGCCATCGAACAACGCACCTCGCTGCGCTTGACGCCTCCCCAGTCGGTGACCCCCCTGAAAGAAGCGCGCGGACTGAGCGTGCTCTTTCAAGGCCAAGGCGGCTGGGGCGACATCTTCTGGATGCACGTGGTCACGCCCGTCGACTGGACCACCGGCAGCACCATGCGCTTTCTCGATCCCGAGCTGTCGCTTTTCGCCATCAGCGTGCCCCTGGAACAGCTCTACTACAACTTCTACTTCTCCCAGGAGACCTTCCTGGGCCAGTATCTGCTGCAGATCGTGGCCCTGCTGGGAATCGTCTTCATCTTAGCCGAAGCGGTTTCCCTTTTCATAGGCGTAGCCATCGCCCGCAACATCACCCGCTCCATTCAGAACATCTACAGCGGCACCGAGCGCATTCGCCGCGGCGAATTCGGCTATTCCATCCCTGAAGGCAAGGCCGATCAGCTTGGTGCCCTTTCGGCGGCCTTCAATTCAATGTCGGCCAGCATCGCCCGCCTCCTCAGCCAACTGGGCGAGAAAGAACGCCTGGAAAAAGAGCTGGAGATTGCGCGCCAGGTTCAAGAGCAATTGTTCCCGCGCACGATTCCCAAGGTGCGCCGCCTCAGCCTTGCCGGCCAGTGCCTGCCGGCCCGAATGGTGAGCGGAGACTACTACGATTTCATTCCCTTCGATGACCAGCGGCTGGATATCGTCATCGCCGACATCAGCGGCAAGGGAATCTCGGCGGCCCTGCTCATGGCCAGCCTGCAAAGCGCCATCCGCACCCGGGTGGTCTACCAGAGCGCCGATGGGGATTTCCCCGTCTGCGGACCGGGAACGCTGCGCCGGGCGGTGGCAGCCCTCAACACGCACCTCTATGCCCAAACGGCCGCCGACAAGTTCGCCACCCTGGTTTTCAGCCACTTCGACGCCGACAGCCTGACGCTGACCTACTGCAACGCCGGCCACAACCCCCCATTGCTCTTCTCCAACAAGGGTGTGCGCAAGCTGTCGGCCGGAGGAATGGCCGCCGGGCTCTTCGAAGACCGGGAATACGAGGAGGAATCGCTGCAACTGAGCCAAGGCGACCTGGTGCTCTTTTATACCGACGGCGTCGTGGAGGCCCAGGATCCTCAGGGACGCCAGTTCGAGATGGATCGGCTGGTGGAATTAGTGTCGGGAAACGTCTTCCTGACCGCCGACGACATCCAGAAGCTGGTGCTGGACGAGGTCCTGGCTTTCTCAAGGGGCGAGGCCCAGCATGACGACATCACGGTCGTGGTGCTGAAGGTCGAGTAG
- a CDS encoding acyclic terpene utilization AtuA family protein gives MAKDKTVRVGNAGGYWGDDLEAFQRQLSLGPLDYISLDFLAEITMSILQKQRSRDPEMGYARDFVDQVEKALPLLAQSGTKVISNAGGINPSGCARQIAEAARKAGVDLPIAVVEGDDLMERLDELLARGHKLSNMETGQDLSAVRERVQSANAYLGATPVIKALEMGGQVIVTGRVTDTGITIAGPAFEFGWDLTDWDRLASAVVAGHIIECGAQASGGNLTDWREVKSFQQMGYPIVEFSQDGSFLVSKHEKAGGLVNEKTVSEQLVYEMGDPQEYITPDVVAEFSSIRLQDLGSNQVRISGVTGRRRTESLKASISYHDGYKAQGTVIVSRPEAVEKCRAIEEIFLRRLGLDFEETRANLVGYNACHQHLAGEGDPPEILLQVGVRDRDKGKVAEFSKQFPSVILSTVPGVAIVGARPRIQDVVAYWPCLLPAEEVTPRVSLLGGGESVTVPWTAPPDRAGAPSRSGDAGQEELTRPPEGPRQEVPLQRLAYARSGDKGNTCNIGVVARSPSAYAFLRRELTAEKVKAYFGEICQGQVERFEVPNIKALNFLLHESLGGGGTLSLGIDPQGKTYAHALLLMKMEVPRALLEQI, from the coding sequence ATGGCCAAGGACAAGACCGTGCGGGTAGGAAATGCGGGAGGGTATTGGGGAGACGATCTCGAGGCCTTTCAGCGTCAACTGTCGCTGGGACCTCTCGACTACATTTCCCTCGACTTCCTGGCCGAGATTACCATGTCGATTCTGCAGAAGCAGCGCTCCCGCGATCCTGAGATGGGTTATGCGCGTGACTTCGTCGATCAGGTCGAGAAAGCCCTGCCCCTGCTGGCTCAAAGCGGAACCAAGGTGATCAGCAACGCCGGCGGCATCAATCCCTCGGGATGCGCCCGGCAGATCGCCGAAGCGGCCCGTAAAGCCGGGGTCGATCTCCCCATTGCGGTTGTGGAAGGCGACGACCTGATGGAGCGCCTGGACGAACTGCTGGCGCGGGGCCACAAACTTTCCAACATGGAGACAGGGCAGGACTTGTCGGCGGTGCGGGAGCGGGTTCAAAGCGCCAACGCCTACCTGGGCGCCACACCGGTGATCAAGGCGCTGGAGATGGGCGGGCAGGTGATCGTGACCGGGCGCGTCACCGATACCGGAATCACTATCGCCGGCCCCGCCTTCGAGTTCGGATGGGACTTGACCGACTGGGACCGGCTGGCATCGGCGGTGGTGGCCGGGCATATCATCGAATGCGGCGCCCAGGCCAGCGGCGGCAACCTCACCGACTGGCGGGAAGTGAAGTCGTTTCAGCAGATGGGCTATCCCATCGTGGAATTCAGCCAGGACGGATCGTTCCTGGTCAGCAAGCACGAAAAGGCGGGCGGACTGGTCAACGAAAAGACCGTCAGCGAGCAACTGGTGTACGAGATGGGCGACCCCCAGGAATACATCACGCCCGACGTCGTGGCCGAGTTCTCGAGCATCCGCTTGCAGGACCTGGGGAGCAACCAGGTGAGGATTTCAGGTGTCACGGGCCGGCGGCGCACCGAGAGCCTGAAGGCTTCGATCTCCTACCACGACGGCTACAAGGCCCAGGGAACGGTGATCGTGAGCCGCCCCGAGGCGGTGGAGAAATGCCGCGCCATCGAAGAGATCTTCTTGCGCCGTCTGGGCCTCGACTTCGAGGAAACCAGGGCCAACCTGGTGGGATACAACGCCTGCCATCAGCACTTGGCGGGAGAGGGCGATCCGCCCGAGATTCTGCTGCAGGTCGGCGTCCGCGACCGCGACAAAGGCAAAGTGGCGGAGTTTTCCAAGCAGTTCCCTTCCGTCATCTTGAGCACCGTGCCGGGGGTGGCCATCGTGGGAGCGCGTCCGCGCATTCAGGACGTGGTCGCGTACTGGCCCTGCCTGTTGCCGGCCGAGGAGGTCACGCCGCGGGTTTCGCTGCTGGGCGGGGGTGAAAGCGTCACGGTGCCCTGGACGGCGCCGCCCGACCGGGCCGGGGCCCCTTCCCGAAGCGGGGACGCCGGCCAGGAGGAGCTGACCCGGCCGCCCGAAGGTCCCCGCCAGGAAGTCCCTCTGCAGAGGCTGGCCTACGCCCGGTCCGGCGACAAGGGAAACACCTGCAATATCGGCGTGGTGGCCCGCAGCCCGTCAGCTTACGCCTTTCTCAGGCGGGAGCTGACCGCCGAGAAAGTGAAAGCCTATTTCGGAGAGATCTGCCAGGGCCAAGTTGAGCGCTTTGAAGTCCCCAACATCAAGGCCCTCAACTTTCTGCTCCACGAGTCGCTGGGCGGCGGCGGGACGCTGTCGCTGGGCATCGATCCGCAAGGCAAGACCTACGCCCACGCCCTGCTGCTGATGAAAATGGAAGTCCCGCGAGCTCTGCTGGAACAGATCTGA
- a CDS encoding prenyltransferase, translating to MAVPKEYQEDVEAILSKRNQHGADLWTTSDRRLGKGSPFSTVDCVLMLTELGMSSSDPVLKGCSELLLDAWREDGRFRIAPKGTIYPCHTANIARMLCRLGFADDQRLAKTFQHLFEIQHEDGGWRCNKSPMGRGEIGDRSNPGVTLWVLDAFRFSPHLNRDERLDQAVLNLLEHWEVRRPLGPCSFGIGSLFMQTEFPFLRYNLFYYVYVLSFYDRARRDNRFAQALATLESKIEAGKMVIENPHRYLGKLAFCKRGQPSAAATRRYREILQRI from the coding sequence ATGGCGGTGCCCAAAGAGTACCAGGAGGACGTGGAAGCTATCCTCTCCAAGCGCAACCAGCACGGCGCGGACCTGTGGACGACTTCAGATCGCCGGCTGGGTAAAGGGAGCCCCTTTTCAACCGTCGACTGCGTCCTCATGCTCACCGAACTGGGGATGAGTTCCTCCGACCCGGTTCTGAAGGGATGTAGCGAACTGCTACTGGACGCCTGGCGCGAGGACGGGCGATTCCGCATCGCTCCCAAGGGGACCATCTATCCCTGTCACACGGCTAACATCGCCCGCATGCTCTGCCGCCTGGGCTTCGCCGACGACCAGCGTCTGGCCAAGACCTTCCAGCACTTATTCGAGATTCAGCATGAGGACGGAGGCTGGCGCTGCAACAAGTCACCCATGGGACGCGGCGAGATCGGCGACCGCTCCAACCCGGGCGTGACGCTGTGGGTGCTGGACGCGTTCCGCTTCAGCCCGCACCTGAACCGCGACGAGCGCCTCGACCAGGCCGTCCTCAACCTTCTCGAGCACTGGGAAGTCAGGCGTCCGCTGGGCCCTTGCTCCTTCGGGATCGGCTCGCTCTTCATGCAGACGGAATTCCCGTTCCTGCGCTACAACCTCTTCTACTACGTCTATGTCCTCTCCTTCTACGACCGGGCCAGGCGAGACAACCGCTTCGCCCAGGCGCTGGCGACGCTGGAGTCGAAAATCGAGGCCGGAAAGATGGTGATCGAGAATCCCCACCGATACTTAGGCAAGCTGGCCTTCTGCAAGCGAGGCCAACCCAGCGCGGCGGCCACCCGTCGTTACCGGGAAATCCTGCAGCGGATCTGA
- a CDS encoding GNAT family N-acetyltransferase has translation METTIESMRPEDWESVAAIYREGIATGDATFETEIPAWEGWDAAHLACGRLVARRGQEVLGWAALSPISDRCAYSGVAEVSVYVSSKAQGQGLGKALLNRLVTESEEAGIWTLQAGVFPENEASIGLHRACGFRTVGVRRRLGKLEGRWRDVAMLERRSDKVGL, from the coding sequence ATGGAAACCACGATCGAATCGATGCGGCCCGAGGACTGGGAATCGGTAGCCGCCATCTACCGGGAAGGCATCGCCACCGGAGACGCCACCTTCGAGACCGAGATCCCCGCCTGGGAGGGTTGGGACGCCGCTCACCTGGCTTGTGGACGCCTGGTGGCGCGACGGGGACAGGAGGTGCTGGGCTGGGCCGCCCTCAGTCCCATCTCAGACCGCTGCGCCTACAGCGGAGTGGCCGAGGTCAGCGTCTACGTCTCTTCAAAGGCCCAGGGACAAGGTTTGGGCAAGGCTTTGCTCAACCGTCTGGTGACAGAATCCGAAGAAGCTGGAATCTGGACCCTGCAAGCCGGCGTCTTTCCTGAAAACGAGGCCAGCATCGGCCTTCACCGCGCCTGCGGATTCCGTACCGTAGGAGTCCGGCGCCGCTTGGGCAAACTCGAGGGACGTTGGCGCGACGTGGCCATGCTGGAACGCCGCAGCGACAAGGTGGGCCTATGA
- a CDS encoding pitrilysin family protein — MERVDTRRRPGSGYDLHLSRRRLENGLTLLVSESHRLPTVTVNAYLLAGSDQNPQGCAGLSELTSRLLDEGSRSRTARQMSALIENEGGSLTVFSRREISGLSFQSRREGLDTGLRVLYELMAEPVFPQASFEEEKQRLLSDLEAMEDDPSSVAGRLFNAQIYRGTSLQYPYLGTPDQVQALAVEDVRDFHRRKYSPRNTVLVVVGDVQAGRVEEEVTRLFGDWQAPHFDRRPIQVPPRQNKPVLLEEVMDAEQVQIALGHLGVTRLNPDFHRLQVLDVILGSGPGFTSRIPRILRDDLGLAYLTYSNITSTAGLYPGRFVAYLSTSPENRRQALSRLTEEIGAMAQGAFSDEELQTAQEFLTGNFVFDFESNYNVARFLLASELYGLGINFPDRYPRIIRSITREDVRRVAERYLDPVNCTTVVVGPSAPVED, encoded by the coding sequence ATGGAACGAGTGGACACACGGCGCCGCCCCGGCAGCGGCTATGACTTGCACCTTTCCCGCAGGCGTCTGGAAAACGGCCTGACATTGCTGGTTTCCGAATCGCATCGGCTGCCCACGGTGACCGTCAACGCCTACCTCCTGGCCGGTTCGGACCAGAACCCCCAGGGCTGCGCCGGCCTCTCCGAACTGACCTCGCGCTTGCTCGACGAAGGCAGCCGCAGCCGTACGGCCCGCCAGATGTCGGCCTTGATCGAGAACGAAGGCGGGAGCCTGACCGTCTTCTCGCGTCGCGAGATTAGCGGCCTTTCCTTCCAATCCCGCCGTGAAGGGCTGGATACGGGTCTGCGGGTCCTCTACGAATTGATGGCCGAGCCAGTCTTTCCACAAGCCTCTTTCGAAGAGGAAAAGCAGCGCCTGCTCAGCGACCTGGAAGCCATGGAAGACGATCCCTCCAGCGTGGCGGGACGCCTTTTCAATGCCCAGATCTACAGGGGGACATCGCTTCAGTACCCCTACCTGGGCACTCCCGATCAAGTGCAGGCGCTGGCGGTGGAGGACGTGAGGGATTTTCACCGCCGCAAGTATTCGCCCCGCAACACCGTGCTGGTGGTGGTGGGCGACGTTCAAGCCGGCCGGGTCGAAGAAGAGGTGACACGCCTCTTCGGCGACTGGCAGGCTCCCCATTTCGACAGACGCCCCATTCAAGTTCCGCCGCGCCAGAACAAGCCCGTGCTGCTGGAAGAGGTGATGGACGCCGAGCAGGTCCAGATCGCCCTGGGACACCTGGGGGTAACCCGGCTCAACCCCGACTTTCACCGTCTTCAGGTGCTGGACGTGATTCTGGGCAGCGGACCCGGATTCACCAGCCGCATCCCGCGCATCCTGCGCGACGACCTGGGATTGGCTTACCTCACCTACTCCAACATCACCTCCACCGCCGGACTCTATCCCGGACGCTTTGTGGCCTACCTCAGCACCTCTCCCGAAAACCGTCGCCAAGCGCTGTCCCGCCTGACCGAGGAGATCGGCGCCATGGCTCAAGGGGCCTTCAGCGACGAGGAACTGCAGACGGCTCAAGAGTTCCTGACCGGGAACTTCGTCTTCGATTTCGAGTCCAACTACAATGTGGCTCGCTTTTTGCTGGCCAGCGAGTTGTACGGATTGGGAATCAACTTTCCAGACCGTTATCCCCGCATCATCCGTTCCATCACCCGAGAGGACGTGAGGCGGGTGGCGGAACGCTATCTCGATCCGGTAAACTGCACTACAGTGGTGGTGGGACCATCCGCCCCAGTTGAGGATTGA
- a CDS encoding DinB family protein, translated as MKQEQPSLEEIMEILERTPETLLGWLGGLSQPWYRVNEGPDTWSPFDVVGHLVHGEETDWIPRAAIILEHGEERPFEPFDRFAQFQRFKEWTLPELLDRFAQLRETSLKTLRGWNLTPAQLSLSGIHPEFGKVTLSQLLATWAVHDLNHISQIARVMAHRCRHSVGPWSKYLSILR; from the coding sequence ATGAAACAAGAGCAACCTAGCCTCGAGGAGATCATGGAAATCCTGGAGCGCACCCCCGAGACCCTGCTGGGCTGGTTGGGAGGCCTCAGCCAGCCTTGGTACAGGGTCAACGAAGGGCCCGACACCTGGAGCCCCTTCGACGTGGTGGGCCACCTGGTGCACGGAGAAGAAACCGACTGGATTCCCAGAGCCGCCATTATCCTGGAGCACGGCGAGGAGCGTCCCTTCGAGCCCTTTGACCGCTTCGCCCAATTCCAGCGCTTCAAGGAGTGGACCTTGCCTGAACTGCTGGACCGCTTCGCCCAACTCCGCGAGACTTCCCTCAAAACCTTGCGGGGATGGAATCTGACGCCGGCCCAGCTCTCTCTGAGCGGAATTCATCCTGAATTCGGAAAGGTCACGCTCAGCCAGCTCCTGGCCACCTGGGCCGTCCACGACCTCAACCACATCTCCCAAATCGCCCGCGTCATGGCTCACCGCTGCCGCCATTCCGTAGGGCCCTGGTCGAAGTACCTTTCCATCCTCCGCTGA
- a CDS encoding peptidase produces the protein MGVIVVFIDGIGLGEKAPGRNPLACFEPRVLRLFRRSPGPFPAAGRCLETRVDMGVEGLPQSATGHTALWTGRNAAQHIGRHLSGFPTPALRGLIQDHSLFRRLKEAGKNPTFANAYRPVFFEKRPRWVSASTVMCESAGVPLRTVEQVRRGRALYMDLSNRVLLEHGLVERTRTPQRAAQVLLSLAGDYDLVLYEYFLTDIVGHRGDMQSAVPLLEQLDLFLASLVQGLGKDGSLLVTSDHGNIEEIDHPRHTFNPVATLLWGPVSEAFPAEGLEITDITPALLRFLLQAPR, from the coding sequence ATGGGTGTGATCGTCGTCTTCATCGATGGAATCGGGCTGGGGGAGAAGGCACCCGGACGCAATCCGCTGGCTTGCTTCGAACCTCGCGTGCTGCGGCTCTTCCGCCGCTCTCCAGGACCCTTTCCGGCCGCCGGACGCTGCCTGGAAACCCGCGTCGACATGGGGGTCGAGGGACTTCCCCAGTCGGCCACCGGCCACACGGCGCTGTGGACGGGCCGCAACGCCGCCCAGCATATCGGACGCCACCTGAGCGGATTCCCCACGCCGGCCCTGCGCGGGCTGATCCAAGACCACTCCCTCTTCCGTCGCCTCAAGGAGGCCGGGAAAAATCCCACCTTCGCTAATGCCTACCGTCCCGTCTTCTTCGAGAAGCGTCCCCGCTGGGTATCGGCCAGCACCGTCATGTGCGAATCGGCGGGCGTTCCGTTGCGCACCGTCGAGCAGGTTCGCCGGGGACGCGCCCTCTACATGGACCTGAGCAACCGAGTCCTGCTGGAACACGGGCTGGTCGAGCGCACCCGCACGCCTCAGCGCGCCGCTCAAGTCCTGCTCTCCCTGGCCGGCGACTACGACCTCGTTCTCTACGAGTACTTCCTCACCGACATCGTGGGCCACCGGGGCGACATGCAGAGCGCCGTCCCCCTGCTGGAGCAGTTGGACCTCTTTCTGGCCAGTCTTGTCCAAGGCCTGGGGAAAGACGGTTCGCTGCTGGTGACCTCCGACCACGGCAACATCGAAGAGATCGATCATCCCCGTCACACCTTTAATCCGGTGGCGACCTTGTTATGGGGACCCGTGTCGGAGGCCTTCCCCGCCGAGGGCCTGGAGATCACCGACATCACGCCGGCCCTTCTGCGCTTCCTGTTGCAGGCTCCGCGTTGA
- a CDS encoding OmpA family protein: MNFYRRLVPLLVFLLAAAACGERQAPPPPPPSADRSPTGSPDATPGATVAPPSVTLNAQPLQVRRGEPSLLDWEATSASQVTLQPGIGEVEAVGSLQVYPEQTTTYILNALGEGGSSTRSVTVEVLADEQGLEVQNIDPDLPLEERFKRAVKPVFFEFDEADLSAEARRTLDENIEWLTLPENLSVRFLVEGHCDQRGSDEYNLALGELRAQVVKGYLVRGGVDPARIFTVSYGEERPFATGDSEEDYALNRRAHFLLRP, translated from the coding sequence TTGAACTTCTATCGCAGACTTGTTCCCCTGTTGGTTTTCTTGCTGGCGGCTGCGGCCTGCGGCGAGCGCCAGGCCCCGCCTCCGCCCCCGCCCAGCGCCGACCGCAGTCCCACCGGATCTCCTGATGCCACGCCCGGCGCAACCGTGGCGCCTCCCTCGGTGACCCTGAACGCCCAGCCTCTTCAGGTGCGCAGAGGGGAGCCTTCTCTGCTGGATTGGGAGGCCACTTCGGCTTCCCAGGTGACGCTGCAGCCCGGAATCGGCGAGGTCGAGGCCGTGGGAAGCTTGCAGGTCTATCCCGAGCAGACCACCACTTACATTCTCAACGCGCTGGGAGAGGGGGGATCATCCACCCGCTCGGTTACGGTGGAAGTGCTTGCCGACGAGCAAGGACTGGAGGTCCAGAACATCGACCCCGATCTGCCCCTGGAAGAACGCTTCAAGCGGGCCGTCAAGCCCGTCTTTTTCGAGTTCGACGAGGCTGACCTGAGCGCCGAGGCCCGCCGCACCCTGGACGAAAACATCGAGTGGCTGACGTTGCCCGAAAACTTGTCGGTCCGCTTTCTGGTGGAAGGTCACTGCGATCAGCGGGGTTCCGACGAATACAACCTGGCGCTGGGCGAGTTGCGGGCCCAGGTGGTGAAGGGCTACCTGGTGCGCGGAGGCGTCGATCCCGCCCGGATCTTTACCGTTTCCTACGGCGAAGAGCGCCCCTTTGCCACGGGGGACAGCGAAGAAGACTACGCCCTCAACCGGCGAGCCCACTTCCTTCTGCGGCCTTAG